Proteins from a genomic interval of Canis lupus familiaris isolate Mischka breed German Shepherd chromosome 33, alternate assembly UU_Cfam_GSD_1.0, whole genome shotgun sequence:
- the NRROS gene encoding transforming growth factor beta activator LRRC33 isoform X2 produces MPGEEGRSPAARAVEEGGGGPRGCAPRSRLRPREPAALEMELLPLWLCLGFHFLTLEWRNQSGMAIAASQGGCELVDGGADCRGRNLEAVPADLPASSRRLLLDANPLGTLWNHSLGRYPALESLSLRGCRLERIGRAAFRGQARVRSLALPDNRLGESYRDAAAAFRGLRALRTLDLSGNALTEDMVAALLRPVASLESLALARNAIMRLDESVFEGLRRLRELDLQRNYIFEIEAGAFDGLAGLRRLNLAYNNLPCIVDFRLTQLRVLNVSYNALEWFLAAGGAAFQLETLDLSHNQLLFFPLLPGCGRLRTLLLRDNLLGFYARLDNASAPREAVAQFVLLDGNETRVRTVRLWDEAAAGDLGGLRVLDLSHNRFRYLPDGFLRAMPALARLSLRRNCLASLHFRPREPPAALAELDLSHNLLAELRVAPGLRGRLPGLRAFNLSSNRLAGVPAGLFAAAANLSAVDLSHNRIALCPAPRGRAACVDLRNAAALRSLALEGCGLPPLQEQALRGTALTHLDLSGNRGVLNGSVGALRAVAATLQVLALRNVGLGRGLPELDLTGFGSLRDLDLSGNALRAFPRLGGPALRRLDLRGNRLTALPRSAVAERLARGLRTVYLSQNPYDCCGLDGWAALQRLHAVADLAAVTCSLSSKVLRLAELPGGPPRDCRWERVDTGLLYLVLVLPSGLTLLVAGTVLSLTFRKPLLRLIKSRCRWPSVY; encoded by the exons TGCTGCACTTGAGATGGAGTTACTGCCCCTCTGGCTCTGCCTGGGTTTTCACTTCTTGACCTTGGAATGGAGAAATCAAAGTGGAATGGCCATAGCAGCTTCCCAAGGCGGCTGCGAGTTG GTTGACGGAGGGGCCGACTGCCGCGGGCGGAACCTCGAGGCCGTGCCCGCCGACCTGCCGGCCTCCTCCCGGCGCCTCCTCCTGGACGCCAACCCGCTCGGGACCCTGTGGAACCACTCGCTGGGCCGCTACCCGGCGCTCGAGAGCCTCAGCCTGCGCGGCTGCCGCCTGGAGCGCATCGGCCGCGCCGCCTTCCGAGGCCAGGCCCGCGTGCGCAGCCTGGCGCTGCCCGACAACCGCCTGGGCGAGAGCTACCGGGACGCGGCGGCCGCCTTCCGGGGCCTGCGCGCTCTGCGGACGCTCGACCTGTCGGGGAACGCCCTGACGGAGGACATGGTGGCCGCCCTGCTGCGCCCCGTGGCGTCGCTGGAGTCGCTGGCGCTGGCGCGGAACGCCATCATGCGGCTCGACGAGTCGGTGTTCGAGGGCCTGCGGCGCCTCCGGGAGCTCGACCTGCAGCGCAACTACATCTTCGAGATCGAGGCGGGCGCCTTCGACGGCCTGGCGGGGCTGCGGCGCCTCAACCTGGCCTACAACAACCTGCCGTGCATCGTGGACTTCCGCCTCACGCAGCTGCGGGTGCTCAACGTCAGCTACAACGCGCTGGAGTGGTTCctggcggcgggcggcgcggcctTCCAGCTCGAGACGCTCGACCTGTCGCACAACCAGCTGCTCTTCTTCCCGCTGCTGCCCGGCTGCGGCCGCCTGCGCACGCTGCTGCTGCGCGACAACCTGCTGGGCTTCTACGCGCGCCTGGACAACGCGTCGGCGCCGCGCGAGGCGGTGGCGCAGTTCGTCCTGCTGGACGGCAACGAGACGCGCGTGCGCACCGTGCGCCTGTGGGACGAGGCGGCGGCCGGCGACCTGGGCGGGCTGCGCGTCCTCGACCTGAGCCACAACCGCTTCCGGTACCTGCCCGACGGCTTCCTGCGCGCCATGCCGGCCCTGGCCCGCCTCAGCCTCCGCCGGAACTGCCTGGCGTCGCTGCACTTCCGGCCGCGCGAGCCGCCCGCGGCGCTCGCGGAGCTGGACCTGAGCCACAACCTGCTGGCCGAGCTGCGCGTGGCGCCGGGCCTCCGCGGCCGCCTGCCGGGCCTCCGCGCCTTCAACCTCAGCTCCAACCGGCTCGCGGGCGTCCCCGCCGGCCTCTTCGCCGCCGCCGCCAACCTCAGCGCCGTGGACCTGAGCCACAACCGCATCGCGCtgtgccccgcgccccgcggccgcgCGGCCTGCGTGGACCTGCGCAACGCGGCGGCGCTGCGGAGCCTGGCGCTGGAGGGCTGCGGGCTGCCGCCGCTGCAGGAGCAAGCGCTGCGGGGCACGGCGCTCACGCACCTGGACCTGTCGGGCAACCGCGGCGTGCTCAACGGCTCCGTGGGCGCGCTGCGGGCCGTGGCCGCCACCCTCCAGGTGCTGGCGCTCAGGAACGTGGGCCTGGGCCGCGGCCTCCCGGAGCTGGACCTGACGGGCTTCGGGAGCCTCCGGGACCTGGACCTGTCGGGGAACGCGCTGCGCGCCTTCCCGCGGCTCGGCGGCCCGGCCCTGCGGCGCCTCGACCTGCGCGGGAACCGCCTCACGGCGCTGCCGCGGAGCGCGGTGGCCGAGCGGCTGGCGCGGGGCCTGCGCACCGTCTACCTCAGCCAGAACCCCTACGACTGCTGCGGCCTGGACGGCTGGGCCGCCCTGCAGCGCCTGCACGCCGTCGCCGACCTGGCCGCCGTCACCTGCAGCCTGTCCTCCAAGGTGCTGCGCCTCGCCGAGCTGCCCGGGGGCCCGCCCCGCGACTGCCGGTGGGAGCGCGTGGACACGGGCCTGCTGTACCTCGTGCTCGTCCTCCCCAGCGGCCTCACCCTGCTCGTGGCCGGCACCGTGCTCTCCCTCACCTTCAGGAAGCCTCTGCTGCGCCTCATCAAGAGCCGCTGCCGCTGGCCGTCCGTCTACTGA
- the NRROS gene encoding transforming growth factor beta activator LRRC33 isoform X1, whose protein sequence is MELLPLWLCLGFHFLTLEWRNQSGMAIAASQGGCELVDGGADCRGRNLEAVPADLPASSRRLLLDANPLGTLWNHSLGRYPALESLSLRGCRLERIGRAAFRGQARVRSLALPDNRLGESYRDAAAAFRGLRALRTLDLSGNALTEDMVAALLRPVASLESLALARNAIMRLDESVFEGLRRLRELDLQRNYIFEIEAGAFDGLAGLRRLNLAYNNLPCIVDFRLTQLRVLNVSYNALEWFLAAGGAAFQLETLDLSHNQLLFFPLLPGCGRLRTLLLRDNLLGFYARLDNASAPREAVAQFVLLDGNETRVRTVRLWDEAAAGDLGGLRVLDLSHNRFRYLPDGFLRAMPALARLSLRRNCLASLHFRPREPPAALAELDLSHNLLAELRVAPGLRGRLPGLRAFNLSSNRLAGVPAGLFAAAANLSAVDLSHNRIALCPAPRGRAACVDLRNAAALRSLALEGCGLPPLQEQALRGTALTHLDLSGNRGVLNGSVGALRAVAATLQVLALRNVGLGRGLPELDLTGFGSLRDLDLSGNALRAFPRLGGPALRRLDLRGNRLTALPRSAVAERLARGLRTVYLSQNPYDCCGLDGWAALQRLHAVADLAAVTCSLSSKVLRLAELPGGPPRDCRWERVDTGLLYLVLVLPSGLTLLVAGTVLSLTFRKPLLRLIKSRCRWPSVY, encoded by the exons ATGGAGTTACTGCCCCTCTGGCTCTGCCTGGGTTTTCACTTCTTGACCTTGGAATGGAGAAATCAAAGTGGAATGGCCATAGCAGCTTCCCAAGGCGGCTGCGAGTTG GTTGACGGAGGGGCCGACTGCCGCGGGCGGAACCTCGAGGCCGTGCCCGCCGACCTGCCGGCCTCCTCCCGGCGCCTCCTCCTGGACGCCAACCCGCTCGGGACCCTGTGGAACCACTCGCTGGGCCGCTACCCGGCGCTCGAGAGCCTCAGCCTGCGCGGCTGCCGCCTGGAGCGCATCGGCCGCGCCGCCTTCCGAGGCCAGGCCCGCGTGCGCAGCCTGGCGCTGCCCGACAACCGCCTGGGCGAGAGCTACCGGGACGCGGCGGCCGCCTTCCGGGGCCTGCGCGCTCTGCGGACGCTCGACCTGTCGGGGAACGCCCTGACGGAGGACATGGTGGCCGCCCTGCTGCGCCCCGTGGCGTCGCTGGAGTCGCTGGCGCTGGCGCGGAACGCCATCATGCGGCTCGACGAGTCGGTGTTCGAGGGCCTGCGGCGCCTCCGGGAGCTCGACCTGCAGCGCAACTACATCTTCGAGATCGAGGCGGGCGCCTTCGACGGCCTGGCGGGGCTGCGGCGCCTCAACCTGGCCTACAACAACCTGCCGTGCATCGTGGACTTCCGCCTCACGCAGCTGCGGGTGCTCAACGTCAGCTACAACGCGCTGGAGTGGTTCctggcggcgggcggcgcggcctTCCAGCTCGAGACGCTCGACCTGTCGCACAACCAGCTGCTCTTCTTCCCGCTGCTGCCCGGCTGCGGCCGCCTGCGCACGCTGCTGCTGCGCGACAACCTGCTGGGCTTCTACGCGCGCCTGGACAACGCGTCGGCGCCGCGCGAGGCGGTGGCGCAGTTCGTCCTGCTGGACGGCAACGAGACGCGCGTGCGCACCGTGCGCCTGTGGGACGAGGCGGCGGCCGGCGACCTGGGCGGGCTGCGCGTCCTCGACCTGAGCCACAACCGCTTCCGGTACCTGCCCGACGGCTTCCTGCGCGCCATGCCGGCCCTGGCCCGCCTCAGCCTCCGCCGGAACTGCCTGGCGTCGCTGCACTTCCGGCCGCGCGAGCCGCCCGCGGCGCTCGCGGAGCTGGACCTGAGCCACAACCTGCTGGCCGAGCTGCGCGTGGCGCCGGGCCTCCGCGGCCGCCTGCCGGGCCTCCGCGCCTTCAACCTCAGCTCCAACCGGCTCGCGGGCGTCCCCGCCGGCCTCTTCGCCGCCGCCGCCAACCTCAGCGCCGTGGACCTGAGCCACAACCGCATCGCGCtgtgccccgcgccccgcggccgcgCGGCCTGCGTGGACCTGCGCAACGCGGCGGCGCTGCGGAGCCTGGCGCTGGAGGGCTGCGGGCTGCCGCCGCTGCAGGAGCAAGCGCTGCGGGGCACGGCGCTCACGCACCTGGACCTGTCGGGCAACCGCGGCGTGCTCAACGGCTCCGTGGGCGCGCTGCGGGCCGTGGCCGCCACCCTCCAGGTGCTGGCGCTCAGGAACGTGGGCCTGGGCCGCGGCCTCCCGGAGCTGGACCTGACGGGCTTCGGGAGCCTCCGGGACCTGGACCTGTCGGGGAACGCGCTGCGCGCCTTCCCGCGGCTCGGCGGCCCGGCCCTGCGGCGCCTCGACCTGCGCGGGAACCGCCTCACGGCGCTGCCGCGGAGCGCGGTGGCCGAGCGGCTGGCGCGGGGCCTGCGCACCGTCTACCTCAGCCAGAACCCCTACGACTGCTGCGGCCTGGACGGCTGGGCCGCCCTGCAGCGCCTGCACGCCGTCGCCGACCTGGCCGCCGTCACCTGCAGCCTGTCCTCCAAGGTGCTGCGCCTCGCCGAGCTGCCCGGGGGCCCGCCCCGCGACTGCCGGTGGGAGCGCGTGGACACGGGCCTGCTGTACCTCGTGCTCGTCCTCCCCAGCGGCCTCACCCTGCTCGTGGCCGGCACCGTGCTCTCCCTCACCTTCAGGAAGCCTCTGCTGCGCCTCATCAAGAGCCGCTGCCGCTGGCCGTCCGTCTACTGA